From a single Salmo salar chromosome ssa22, Ssal_v3.1, whole genome shotgun sequence genomic region:
- the LOC106582604 gene encoding potassium voltage-gated channel subfamily A member 10-like, producing the protein MEVPLVNFENMDDIGINMGDPSDSGYPTSPTSEAVPDQNLVTNRVTSPNSAQHRGHQIRPEGFSPSTPPTLTAKGQSSCNSLLSNSKLLMNSEGSPIDSIFNQLVQECRDNEEDLFGEKLEVKDGNQKVVINISGMMFETQLKTLSQFPDTLLGDPAKRMYYFDPMKNEYFFDRNRPSFDGILYFYQSGGKIRRPANVPLEIFAKEIVFYKLGKEAMEQFREIEGFITEPEPLLPTNEVHKQFWLLFEYPESSSAARSVALVSVFVIVISIFIFCLETLPEFRDDVDFITTFSLGLNGTQEGPASVQNNLFAYFTDPFFIVETICIIWFCFELGVRFVVCPSKSDFFHNIMNTIDIVSIIPYFVTMVTELWTTPDEDINSSQNMSLAILRIIRLVRVFRIFKLSRHSKGLQILGQTLKASMRELGLLIFFLFIGVILFSSAIYFAEVDEPHTQFVSIPDGFWWAVVTMTTVGYGDMCPTTLGGKMVGTLCAIAGVLTIALPVPVIVSNFNYFYHRETEQAEKQVIDDATEAAQKVSDANRYEYGSTTSPNMSKINGSAQDDKNDM; encoded by the coding sequence ATGGAGGTGCCACTGGTGAACTTTGAGAACATGGATGATATCGGCATCAACATGGGCGACCCCAGTGACTCGGGCTACCCCACTTCACCCACCTCAGAGGCGGTGCCTGATCAAAACCTAGTCACCAATCGTGTGACGTCACCAAATTCGGCACAGCACCGTGGGCACCAGATCAGGCCTGAGGGGTTTTCTCCCTCTACACCACCTACACTGACTGCTAAAGGACAATCTAGCTGCAACAGTCTGCTGTCCAACTCCAAACTCCTGATGAACAGTGAGGGCTCGCCGATTGACAGCATCTTCAATCAGCTGGTTCAGGAGTGCCGTGACAACGAAGAAGACCTGTTTGGGGAGAAGCTGGAAGTGAAGGACGGGAATCAGAAAGTGGTCATCAATATTTCAGGCATGATGTTTGAGACACAACTCAAAACTTTATCACAGTTTCCAGACACCCTGCTAGGAGACCCCGCAAAAAGGATGTACTACTTCGACCCAATGAAGAACGAGTACTTTTTCGACAGGAATCGTCCAAGCTTCGATGGGATCTTGTACTTCTATCAGTCTGGGGGCAAAATTCGAAGACCGGCCAATGTCCCCTTAGAGATTTTCGCAAAAGAGATTGTTTTCTACAAATTAGGAAAAGAAGCTATGGAACAGTTCCGTGAAATTGAGGGGTTCATAACAGAACCCGAGCCGCTGTTGCCCACCAATGAGGTCCATAAGCAGTTTTGGCTCCTTTTTGAGTATCCAGAGAGTTCCAGTGCAGCTAGGTCAGTGGCCCTGGTGTCTGTCTTTGTCATTGTCATCTCCATCTTCATTTTCTGCCTGGAAACTCTTCCAGAGTTCCGTGATGACGTAGACTTTATCACCACCTTTTCCCTGGGTCTCAATGGAACCCAGGAAGGACCTGCTTCAGTCCAAAACAACTTATTTGCCTATTTCACAGACCCCTTTTTCATTGTGGAAACTATCTGCATAATTTGGTTCTGCTTTGAGCTTGGTGTACGCTTTGTGGTCTGCCCGAGCAAAAGTGACTTCTTCCATAACATTATGAACACCATTGACATTGTCTCTATAATCCCCTATTTTGTAACCATGGTGACAGAGCTGTGGACCACGCCAGATGAAGACATCAACTCCAGCCAGAACATGTCACTGGCCATCTTACGCATCATCCGTCTAGTGCGAGTCTTCCGAATCTTCAAGCTCTCGCGACACTCCAAGGGGCTTCAGATCCTGGGCCAAACCCTGAAAGCTAGTATGAGGGAGCTCGGTCTGCTGATCTTCTTCCTCTTTATTGGAGTCATACTTTTCTCCAGTGCCATCTATTTTGCTGAGGTGGACGAGCCCCACACACAGTTTGTCAGTATCCCTGACGGGTTCTGGTGGGCTGTGGTGACAATGACCACTGTGGGATACGGGGACATGTGTCCTACTACTCTGGGAGGCAAAATGGTGGGGACTCTCTGCGCCATTGCCGGCGTGTTGACCATCGCCTTACCCGTCCCTGTTATCGTCTCCAACTTTAACTATTTTTACCACCGGGAGACAGAGCAAGCAGAGAAACAAGTGATTGATGATGCGACAGAGGCTGCTCAGAAAGTATCCGACGCAAACAGATATGAGTATGGTAGTACAACCTCTCCTAACATGAGCAAAATCAATGGTAGCGCACAGGATGACAAGAATGACATGTAA